One Cherax quadricarinatus isolate ZL_2023a unplaced genomic scaffold, ASM3850222v1 Contig2219, whole genome shotgun sequence DNA segment encodes these proteins:
- the LOC128698928 gene encoding uncharacterized protein, with protein sequence MMKIVPMTQVVLARLLVLTFLLSRTTQQGSTNTVYNFRDNVVFETWFPETGGVQGWVWPQENDLQLKLTFVYAMKTEKDPVFYLDLTHALPGRWWQIALFREKILR encoded by the exons ATGATGAAAATAGTGCCAATGACCCAGGTTGTCCTCGCACGTCTCCTAGTTCTGACCTTCCTGTTATCGAGGACAACACAACAGGGAAGCACAA ATACCGTTTATAATTTTAGAGACAATGTGGTGTTCGAAACTTGGTTCCCAGAGACTGGAGGTGTGCAAGGCTGGGTGTGGCCTCAAGAAAACGACCTACAGCTGAAACTAACCTTCGTCTACGCTATGAAAACAGAGAAAGACCCAGTTTTCTACCTCGACCTGACTCACGCCCTTCCTGGAAGGTGGTGGCAGATCGCACTATTTCGG GAAAAGATATTAAGATGA